One stretch of Comamonas testosteroni DNA includes these proteins:
- a CDS encoding ferric reductase-like transmembrane domain-containing protein, whose product MRRSILLVFASFFLIWAVEAFWLSPSPPGDLLWVMRQEGMLLTGILALGAMTAIMVLALRPRWVESPLGGMDKAYRLHKWLGIIAIVLSLAHWLAKQSKPLIATAIGSTGRLAKVPVPEWVSLLKPYAKTLGEWTFYALILMLVITLARRAVPYKRWYWFHRFMPLAYLLLVFHGLVLTPPGYWSGVGGWLLALTMVFGIVAAVIQLKRDLRPRYPHVGTVLSFTQLGDVLEMQCRMDDSWPGHAAGQFAFLRLSGEQEAHPFTLSDAGQQNHVVRFHIKQLGDWTRSLPERLQPGAVVELDGPYGRFVPPDHDDGAVHVWVGAGVGATPFLSWLGQLHHDGHAPQAWLQYACQHAADPLARALEEASALHPDVHLDIFSDGHRWTPKEVLQRYQADKPLQVWFCGPASMGKQLEQALEQSLPAASWQLHREHFEFR is encoded by the coding sequence TTGCGCCGTTCCATTCTTCTTGTCTTTGCTTCTTTCTTTTTGATCTGGGCAGTGGAGGCTTTTTGGCTGTCACCGTCGCCGCCAGGCGATCTGCTGTGGGTGATGCGGCAAGAAGGCATGCTGCTCACTGGTATCTTGGCTTTGGGGGCCATGACGGCCATCATGGTTTTGGCCTTGCGCCCTCGGTGGGTAGAGTCGCCTTTGGGTGGCATGGATAAGGCATACCGTTTGCACAAATGGCTGGGCATCATTGCCATTGTGTTGAGCTTGGCGCATTGGCTGGCCAAGCAGTCCAAGCCCCTCATCGCGACGGCTATTGGTAGCACTGGCAGGCTGGCCAAGGTACCCGTGCCCGAGTGGGTCAGCCTCCTAAAGCCCTATGCGAAAACCTTGGGCGAATGGACCTTCTATGCATTGATCTTGATGTTGGTCATTACGCTTGCTCGTCGCGCGGTGCCATACAAGCGCTGGTACTGGTTTCATCGATTCATGCCCCTGGCATATCTGCTACTGGTGTTTCATGGCCTTGTGCTGACTCCCCCTGGCTATTGGAGCGGTGTGGGCGGCTGGCTGCTGGCGTTGACGATGGTTTTCGGCATCGTGGCTGCAGTGATTCAACTGAAACGTGACCTGCGGCCGCGCTATCCCCATGTGGGCACCGTACTGTCATTCACGCAGCTCGGTGATGTGCTGGAGATGCAATGCCGCATGGATGATTCCTGGCCGGGCCATGCTGCGGGGCAATTCGCCTTTTTGCGCCTGTCAGGGGAGCAAGAGGCTCACCCTTTCACGCTGTCCGATGCGGGCCAGCAAAATCACGTCGTGCGCTTTCACATCAAGCAACTAGGCGACTGGACACGCAGCTTGCCCGAGCGTCTTCAGCCCGGAGCCGTTGTGGAGCTAGATGGTCCTTATGGCCGCTTTGTGCCTCCGGACCACGACGATGGTGCTGTGCATGTTTGGGTCGGTGCTGGCGTTGGCGCGACTCCTTTTTTATCCTGGTTGGGCCAGCTTCATCATGACGGCCATGCTCCCCAAGCCTGGCTCCAATACGCCTGTCAGCATGCTGCCGATCCTCTTGCTCGAGCTCTGGAAGAGGCTTCGGCGCTTCATCCCGATGTGCATCTCGATATCTTTTCCGATGGCCATCGCTGGACGCCCAAAGAGGTGCTTCAACGTTATCAAGCCGACAAGCCATTGCAGGTGTGGTTCTGTGGCCCAGCTTCCATGGGCAAGCAGCTGGAGCAAGCACTGGAGCAATCGTTGCCAGCTGCTAGCTGGCAATTGCACAGGGAGCACTTCGAGTTTCGTTGA
- a CDS encoding AlpA family phage regulatory protein — protein MSTDSTSRFTKNVISMDEVLTRTGLSRSMLYKLLRKDKFPHPTPMSNRAVGWFETDVESWLQASKAIHQASQVLPIVYMAGKMGAASDNGKPGGEFSCWRIFDVSKSKALGDLGIESSDTDVLIAPPEEMLFHGTCTRFMYSGPWKARNGNHGHMHGANSYSPTNPQSAAYRGALQGISRADVVVAYLEDLEAFGTLVEIGYARAGNKRVIVITAPALKKQRRGKDWDHGIWFAIRAADRHIELPDLPGSSQNDLWRSAHAHAASVISEWYPHSLTPPPSAAE, from the coding sequence ATGTCTACGGATAGCACGTCACGTTTCACTAAGAATGTCATCTCTATGGATGAGGTTCTGACACGGACTGGGTTATCAAGATCCATGCTCTACAAGCTGCTGCGCAAGGACAAGTTTCCTCATCCCACCCCAATGAGCAACAGAGCAGTTGGCTGGTTCGAAACGGATGTCGAAAGCTGGCTGCAGGCGAGCAAGGCAATTCACCAAGCAAGCCAGGTTCTACCTATCGTCTACATGGCGGGAAAAATGGGGGCAGCTTCAGACAATGGGAAGCCGGGCGGGGAGTTTTCATGTTGGCGAATCTTCGACGTATCCAAGTCCAAGGCGCTTGGTGATCTGGGGATCGAGAGTTCAGATACCGATGTACTGATCGCACCGCCGGAAGAAATGCTATTTCACGGAACTTGTACAAGGTTCATGTATTCAGGTCCGTGGAAAGCGAGAAATGGCAACCATGGACACATGCATGGCGCGAATTCTTACTCTCCCACCAACCCACAAAGCGCCGCCTATCGCGGAGCTCTTCAAGGCATCTCACGGGCCGACGTTGTTGTTGCCTATCTCGAAGACCTGGAGGCTTTTGGAACGCTGGTTGAGATCGGCTATGCAAGAGCGGGCAATAAGAGAGTGATCGTTATTACTGCACCTGCCCTCAAGAAGCAGCGACGAGGCAAAGACTGGGACCATGGCATTTGGTTCGCTATTCGAGCTGCTGATAGACACATCGAACTACCAGACCTTCCTGGCTCCAGCCAGAACGACCTCTGGCGATCAGCACATGCACATGCTGCCTCGGTCATTTCGGAGTGGTATCCCCATTCATTGACTCCCCCTCCTAGCGCCGCCGAATAG
- a CDS encoding LuxR C-terminal-related transcriptional regulator, which yields MYLSDAFMNSRFDDAASAEVTSTVSGRMWPSDMKGQQNQPVQVFLVDEDSHVSNVISQELMRDPRTLLVGQACSYREARKNVFLQEFDVLLIDLSIGEGQGTELLESIQLKRPDVLSIAISASENDDAAMNALKRGAVGYLVKNSWFGSYSQAVLEVANGGAAISPVVAKKIIPKIFKANLHEESTFKNKSFESLTEREVEILKLIAQGKSSLEVASSLQISPLTVSTHIKNIYGKMQVRTRAQAVRCAILIGII from the coding sequence ATGTATCTATCCGACGCATTTATGAACTCACGGTTTGATGATGCAGCAAGTGCAGAAGTCACATCTACAGTCTCTGGGCGCATGTGGCCGTCCGACATGAAGGGGCAGCAGAACCAGCCCGTGCAGGTCTTTCTGGTTGACGAAGACAGCCATGTCAGCAATGTGATCTCGCAGGAGCTCATGCGTGACCCGCGCACTCTTCTGGTCGGGCAGGCCTGCAGCTACAGAGAGGCTCGTAAGAACGTCTTTTTGCAAGAGTTCGATGTGCTCCTCATTGACCTATCTATTGGTGAAGGCCAAGGAACAGAGTTACTGGAATCGATCCAACTAAAGAGGCCCGACGTGCTGAGCATTGCAATTTCTGCAAGTGAAAACGATGATGCGGCAATGAATGCTCTTAAAAGAGGCGCTGTTGGATACCTGGTGAAAAACTCATGGTTTGGAAGTTACTCGCAAGCGGTGCTGGAAGTGGCCAATGGTGGAGCGGCTATATCTCCAGTAGTGGCGAAGAAAATCATTCCGAAAATATTCAAAGCCAATTTGCATGAGGAAAGTACCTTCAAAAACAAGAGCTTTGAGTCGCTGACTGAAAGAGAGGTGGAAATATTGAAGTTGATAGCTCAAGGGAAGAGCTCTCTCGAGGTTGCTTCCTCCTTGCAAATAAGCCCTTTGACTGTGTCAACGCATATAAAAAATATTTACGGAAAAATGCAAGTAAGAACCAGAGCGCAAGCCGTCAGATGTGCAATCCTGATAGGAATTATTTGA